Proteins from a single region of Methanoculleus taiwanensis:
- a CDS encoding DUF4013 domain-containing protein has product MITFMDYGNVIGQSIDYAKEGLVGKWGRWIILIVLSLIQIFTLFLVPLYTGYMVRVYGGAKPAPEVDQWGKLFVDGWKLNIIGLIYMIPVLIVLFIFGGFAALSAIASETAGGDPSAAAAAVASLLGGILVAIIVAVIISFIATFGMLRFAHTESFVQAFNFSAILEHIGKIGWGSWIIAVIILFVLSFIYGLIAGILSMIPIIGWIIELFLAVAFSVFMARYFAIVYESEPAPA; this is encoded by the coding sequence GTGATTACCTTTATGGATTACGGTAACGTCATCGGTCAGTCGATCGATTATGCAAAAGAAGGTCTCGTCGGTAAATGGGGACGCTGGATAATCCTGATCGTCCTCTCGCTCATTCAGATCTTCACACTCTTCCTCGTCCCGCTCTACACCGGATACATGGTCAGGGTATACGGCGGAGCAAAACCTGCTCCGGAAGTCGACCAGTGGGGGAAACTCTTCGTCGACGGGTGGAAGCTGAATATCATCGGCCTCATCTACATGATCCCGGTGCTCATCGTTCTCTTCATCTTCGGCGGTTTCGCCGCACTCAGCGCCATCGCATCGGAGACAGCAGGCGGTGACCCCTCGGCAGCAGCAGCTGCAGTAGCGAGTCTCCTCGGCGGTATCCTGGTTGCAATCATTGTTGCGGTTATCATCTCGTTCATCGCAACCTTCGGTATGCTGCGGTTCGCCCACACGGAGAGCTTCGTCCAGGCCTTCAATTTCAGCGCCATCCTCGAGCACATCGGGAAGATTGGCTGGGGATCCTGGATCATTGCAGTCATTATCCTCTTCGTCCTCTCATTCATCTATGGCCTTATCGCCGGAATTCTCAGCATGATTCCGATCATCGGGTGGATCATCGAGCTCTTCCTCGCCGTGGCGTTCTCCGTCTTCATGGCACGCTACTTTGCTATCGTCTACGAGAGCGAGCCCGCACCGGCATAA
- a CDS encoding DUF4013 domain-containing protein, which yields MHFTNMVEDSFAYAKGAVVGEWMRWVLLVVSTIIFPLIMGYVVRIYSGKEPAPELEDWGSLFIDGIKLFIIGLIYSIPVILVFLLFMGGSIALFSTGSNAAAAAGLGSMLLGIVLMIVVSIVISLIAAIGMIRFARKDSLGEAFNVSAILAHIGKIGWGSYIAALIVLWLIGIVFAVIVSILGIIPVIGWLIALFLYPAFIIFQARYMVTIYESAPAPA from the coding sequence ATGCATTTCACAAATATGGTTGAAGACTCCTTTGCATATGCAAAAGGGGCAGTAGTGGGCGAATGGATGCGGTGGGTGCTCCTCGTCGTCAGTACGATTATCTTCCCGCTCATTATGGGGTACGTCGTACGGATCTACAGCGGCAAAGAGCCTGCTCCCGAACTCGAAGACTGGGGCAGCCTCTTCATCGACGGGATCAAACTCTTCATCATCGGTCTTATCTACTCCATCCCGGTTATCCTGGTATTCCTTCTCTTCATGGGCGGGTCGATCGCCCTCTTCTCGACTGGGAGCAATGCAGCAGCTGCCGCCGGCCTCGGGAGTATGCTCCTTGGCATCGTCCTTATGATCGTCGTCAGCATCGTCATCTCGCTGATCGCTGCAATCGGCATGATCCGGTTTGCCCGGAAGGATAGCCTCGGCGAGGCCTTCAATGTCAGCGCAATTCTCGCCCACATCGGGAAGATCGGCTGGGGAAGCTACATCGCGGCACTGATCGTTCTCTGGCTGATCGGGATTGTCTTTGCGGTTATCGTAAGCATCCTCGGGATTATTCCGGTTATCGGCTGGCTGATTGCCCTCTTCCTCTACCCGGCGTTCATAATCTTCCAGGCACGGTACATGGTAACGATCTACGAGAGCGCTCCGGCACCGGCTTGA
- the dnaK gene encoding molecular chaperone DnaK encodes MVSEKVLGIDLGTTNSCMAIMEGGRATVITNAEGGRTTPSVVAFTKDGERLVGSVAKRQAITNPDRTISSIKRKMGTSDKVAVGDKAYTPQEISAMVLQKLKLDAEAYLGEKIAKAVITVPAYFNDAQRQATKDAGTVAGLEVLRIINEPTASALAYGIDKEGDSTVLVYDLGGGTFDVSILALGDGVFEVKSTAGNNHLGGDDFDKRVTDYLVEEFKRKEGIDLRNDKVAMQRLRDAAENAKIELSTVQKTTINLPYITTSESGPKFLDIDLSRAKFEQLIGDLVESTVGPVKQALADARVKPDEIDHVLLVGGSTRVPLVQETVKKILGKEPDKGINPDECVAVGAAIQAGVLTGETKDVLLLDVTPLSLGIETLGGIATKLIDRNTTIPTRKSQIFSTAADGQTSVEIHVSQGERALAKDNFSLGRFQLTGIPPAPRGIPQIEVTFDIDANGIVHVSAKDLGTGNQQSITIKPQDSRPSEADIQRMMNDAKSYEEEDRKKREEIELRNTADSAVFTAERTLKEAGDQIDAADKQKIEDAAEKLKKALDGDDLDAIRKEMDELTEAVYAVTTKMYQQAQAQAQSQGQAGQKDENVVDAEYEVKE; translated from the coding sequence ATGGTTTCTGAGAAAGTTCTGGGTATCGATCTGGGAACGACGAATTCGTGCATGGCTATCATGGAAGGCGGACGGGCAACCGTCATTACGAACGCCGAAGGCGGCAGAACAACGCCGTCGGTCGTCGCCTTCACCAAAGACGGCGAGCGCCTCGTTGGCAGCGTCGCGAAGCGCCAGGCTATTACGAACCCCGACCGGACGATCAGCTCGATCAAGCGGAAGATGGGCACGAGCGACAAGGTCGCCGTCGGCGACAAGGCCTACACTCCGCAGGAGATCTCCGCGATGGTGCTCCAGAAGCTGAAGCTCGATGCGGAGGCATACCTCGGGGAGAAGATCGCGAAGGCCGTCATCACCGTTCCCGCCTACTTCAACGACGCTCAGCGCCAGGCAACCAAGGATGCAGGGACGGTCGCCGGTCTTGAGGTGCTGCGGATCATCAACGAGCCCACGGCAAGCGCTCTTGCATACGGTATCGACAAAGAGGGCGACTCGACCGTGCTCGTCTACGACCTCGGCGGCGGTACGTTTGACGTCTCGATCCTCGCACTCGGAGACGGGGTCTTTGAGGTCAAGTCGACCGCCGGCAACAACCACCTCGGCGGCGACGACTTCGATAAGAGAGTCACCGACTACCTGGTCGAGGAGTTCAAGAGAAAGGAAGGGATCGACCTTCGCAACGACAAGGTTGCCATGCAGCGCCTCCGGGACGCTGCCGAGAATGCCAAGATCGAGCTCTCGACCGTTCAGAAGACCACGATCAACCTGCCTTACATCACGACGAGCGAGAGCGGGCCGAAGTTCCTCGATATCGACCTCTCACGGGCGAAGTTCGAGCAGCTCATCGGCGACCTCGTCGAGTCGACCGTCGGCCCGGTGAAGCAGGCGCTCGCTGATGCCAGGGTCAAGCCGGACGAGATAGACCACGTCCTCCTCGTCGGCGGCTCGACCCGTGTGCCGCTCGTGCAGGAGACCGTCAAGAAGATCCTCGGCAAGGAGCCCGACAAGGGCATCAACCCCGACGAGTGCGTCGCCGTCGGTGCGGCGATCCAGGCAGGCGTCCTCACCGGCGAGACGAAGGATGTGCTCCTCCTCGACGTGACGCCGCTCTCGCTCGGCATCGAGACGCTCGGCGGCATCGCAACAAAGCTCATCGACCGGAACACCACCATCCCGACCCGGAAGAGCCAGATCTTCTCGACCGCTGCGGACGGACAGACAAGCGTCGAGATCCATGTCTCTCAGGGCGAGCGTGCCCTTGCAAAGGACAACTTCTCTCTTGGCAGGTTCCAGCTGACCGGTATTCCGCCTGCCCCGCGCGGCATCCCGCAGATCGAGGTGACCTTCGATATCGACGCGAACGGCATCGTGCACGTCTCGGCGAAGGATCTCGGCACCGGCAACCAGCAGTCGATCACCATCAAGCCGCAGGACTCGAGGCCGAGCGAGGCGGATATCCAGCGGATGATGAACGACGCAAAGAGCTACGAGGAAGAGGATCGGAAGAAGCGCGAGGAGATCGAGCTGCGGAACACCGCCGACTCCGCCGTCTTCACCGCCGAGCGGACGCTGAAAGAGGCTGGCGACCAGATCGACGCTGCCGACAAGCAGAAGATCGAGGATGCGGCCGAAAAACTCAAGAAAGCGCTCGACGGCGACGACCTCGACGCCATCAGGAAGGAGATGGACGAACTCACAGAAGCGGTATATGCGGTGACGACCAAGATGTACCAGCAGGCTCAGGCACAGGCACAATCTCAGGGGCAGGCAGGCCAGAAGGATGAGAATGTGGTTGATGCGGAGTACGAAGTAAAAGAGTGA
- a CDS encoding DUF4013 domain-containing protein, which yields MEFVSMLKDSYEYTKDALWGHWGRWLILLISTIVFPLIYGYTVRIMRGTKPAPETDNLVSMFIEGIVLLVVYIVYAIPIYLIAFISLALYFIPASVTSGPAMTGDPVGSAGLPFGALVAVILMIVIVLLAIAISLMANFGGIRYARTGRFGEAFNLRAITRHIGEIGWLSYFVALVILGIVVAVIEFVLLLIPILGILLLFILAPAFVVFSYRYITLIYDSAPAPA from the coding sequence ATGGAATTCGTATCAATGCTCAAGGACTCGTACGAGTATACAAAAGATGCTCTCTGGGGTCACTGGGGAAGGTGGCTCATCCTCCTCATCTCGACGATCGTCTTCCCGCTGATCTACGGCTATACCGTCCGGATCATGCGCGGCACGAAACCTGCTCCCGAGACAGACAATCTCGTTTCGATGTTCATCGAAGGCATTGTCCTCCTCGTGGTCTATATCGTCTACGCTATCCCTATCTACCTGATCGCCTTTATCTCCCTGGCGCTGTATTTCATCCCGGCATCGGTCACGAGCGGGCCTGCCATGACCGGTGACCCGGTAGGTTCCGCCGGTCTCCCGTTCGGAGCTCTCGTTGCGGTCATCCTGATGATCGTCATCGTCCTTCTTGCGATCGCGATCAGTCTTATGGCCAACTTCGGCGGCATCCGGTACGCCCGTACCGGCAGATTCGGCGAGGCGTTCAACCTCCGCGCCATCACCCGGCATATCGGCGAGATCGGATGGCTCTCCTACTTCGTCGCCCTCGTCATCCTCGGGATAGTCGTCGCGGTCATCGAGTTCGTCCTGCTTCTGATCCCGATCCTCGGCATTCTGCTGCTCTTCATACTGGCACCGGCGTTTGTCGTCTTCTCCTACCGGTACATCACTCTGATCTACGACAGCGCTCCTGCACCGGCGTAA
- a CDS encoding DUF4013 domain-containing protein, translated as MDIAAMLGSAYGYTKDGLFGKWGKWILLAIGTIIFPFILGYMFRIFRGVKPAPELTDWVGLFIDGLKLFVLGIIYFIPVWIVMALFFGGAYATVADLFRAGDPIALANAILSALAGLAIGIILVMILQIVIYIVLIVAAVRYARTNNIAEAFNFTAIFEQINRIGWGQYILALIVLWLVGVVYSVIVGIIGVIPIIGWLIALFLYPAYLVFIARYVTLIYDSGGAELI; from the coding sequence ATGGATATCGCAGCGATGCTTGGGAGCGCGTACGGGTATACGAAAGACGGGCTCTTTGGGAAATGGGGTAAATGGATACTTCTCGCGATCGGGACGATCATCTTTCCGTTTATCCTCGGGTATATGTTCAGGATCTTTCGGGGGGTAAAGCCTGCACCCGAACTTACCGACTGGGTGGGCCTGTTCATCGACGGTCTGAAGCTCTTTGTCCTCGGGATCATCTACTTCATACCGGTCTGGATCGTGATGGCACTCTTCTTCGGAGGAGCATACGCTACCGTTGCCGATCTCTTCCGTGCAGGCGATCCGATCGCACTCGCGAATGCGATACTGAGCGCGCTTGCCGGCCTCGCAATCGGCATCATCCTCGTCATGATCCTGCAGATCGTCATTTACATCGTGCTCATCGTCGCGGCCGTCAGGTACGCGAGGACGAACAATATCGCGGAAGCCTTCAACTTCACCGCGATCTTCGAGCAGATCAACCGGATCGGGTGGGGGCAGTACATCCTTGCACTCATCGTCCTCTGGCTTGTCGGGGTCGTCTACTCCGTGATCGTCGGCATCATCGGCGTTATCCCGATCATCGGGTGGCTGATCGCTCTCTTCCTGTACCCTGCCTATCTCGTCTTCATCGCCCGGTACGTTACCCTCATCTATGACAGCGGCGGAGCAGAGCTCATATGA
- the dnaJ gene encoding molecular chaperone DnaJ gives MGPESYYDILGVARDANEKEIKKAYRDLARKYHPDVCKESGAEEKFKKINEAYSVLSDSQKRAQYDHMGHDAFSHASKGSYSGGGGYGGGFNADFSGFGDIFDTFFGGGGGGGRSAGPRPGADLLMKMRITLEDAALGTEKEVGLTHSEPCPDCDGTGSQTKKLNTCTTCGGTGQMRQMSQSIFGQFVRMSTCTACGGRGRIPEERCRACGGSGRQQVHRKVTVNVPPGVDTGMRLRMEGFGEAGDYGAPNGDLYIELEVAPHKRFVRRGYDLETPVTISAAQAALGSKVEIGTIDGRNIDLSIPPGVQHGTGLKIPGEGIRRHGRPGDLIARVGIVIPGSLSAEQRELYEKLLEIEGKRPQKSHKKGFFQDVVDKVKETVK, from the coding sequence ATGGGTCCGGAGAGCTACTATGATATCCTCGGCGTTGCCAGGGATGCAAACGAGAAGGAGATCAAAAAGGCGTACCGAGACCTCGCTCGCAAATACCACCCCGACGTCTGCAAAGAGTCGGGAGCGGAAGAGAAGTTCAAGAAGATCAACGAGGCCTACAGCGTCCTGTCGGACTCGCAGAAACGCGCCCAGTACGACCATATGGGGCACGATGCATTCAGTCATGCATCAAAAGGGTCGTACTCCGGGGGCGGCGGATACGGCGGTGGGTTCAATGCCGACTTCTCGGGCTTCGGGGATATCTTCGATACCTTTTTCGGCGGCGGAGGCGGCGGGGGGCGCAGTGCCGGCCCGCGGCCAGGTGCCGATCTCCTCATGAAGATGCGGATAACCCTTGAGGATGCGGCTCTCGGAACCGAGAAAGAGGTCGGCCTCACCCACTCGGAACCCTGCCCCGACTGTGACGGAACGGGCAGCCAGACGAAGAAACTCAATACCTGTACGACCTGTGGCGGGACCGGGCAGATGCGGCAGATGAGCCAGTCCATCTTCGGCCAGTTCGTCAGGATGAGCACCTGCACCGCCTGCGGCGGGCGCGGCAGGATACCGGAAGAACGGTGCAGGGCATGCGGCGGAAGCGGCCGCCAGCAGGTGCACCGAAAAGTCACGGTAAACGTTCCGCCGGGTGTCGACACCGGCATGCGCCTCCGGATGGAGGGCTTTGGCGAAGCAGGAGATTACGGAGCGCCGAACGGCGATCTCTATATCGAGCTCGAGGTCGCGCCGCATAAGCGGTTCGTCCGCCGCGGATACGATCTCGAGACACCTGTCACGATATCGGCCGCTCAGGCGGCGCTCGGTTCGAAGGTCGAGATCGGAACAATCGACGGGCGGAACATCGACCTCTCCATACCCCCCGGCGTGCAGCACGGCACCGGGCTGAAGATCCCGGGCGAAGGCATACGCCGCCACGGCCGTCCCGGCGACCTGATTGCCCGCGTCGGTATCGTCATCCCGGGTTCGCTCTCGGCGGAGCAGCGCGAACTCTACGAGAAACTGCTTGAGATTGAGGGGAAACGACCCCAAAAATCTCATAAGAAGGGATTCTTCCAGGACGTCGTCGACAAAGTGAAAGAGACCGTCAAGTGA
- a CDS encoding nucleotide exchange factor GrpE — MTEEQPRQTEAENATLTREPEACSSEVEELQKAYDDLNDRFLRLAADFDNYQRRMARELETRTTFAIESFAVELLDVLDNFERATAADDASLREGLEQIKKLFTAILQRHEITPIECCNRPFDPRAHEAVAYVPADATEGTVIDEVIRGYCMKDKVIRCSKVVVSRGKEE, encoded by the coding sequence ATGACTGAAGAACAACCACGACAGACTGAAGCGGAAAATGCCACCCTCACGAGAGAGCCGGAGGCATGCTCTTCGGAGGTCGAGGAGCTGCAGAAGGCATACGATGACCTCAACGATCGTTTCCTGCGGCTTGCAGCAGATTTTGACAACTACCAGAGAAGGATGGCACGGGAACTTGAAACCCGGACGACGTTCGCTATCGAATCATTTGCAGTAGAGTTACTCGACGTACTCGACAACTTCGAGCGGGCCACAGCTGCGGACGATGCCAGTCTCCGCGAGGGGCTCGAGCAGATCAAGAAACTCTTCACGGCGATTCTGCAGCGGCATGAGATCACACCGATCGAATGCTGCAACCGGCCGTTCGATCCCCGGGCGCACGAAGCAGTTGCATACGTCCCGGCGGATGCGACAGAGGGAACCGTGATCGATGAGGTTATTCGCGGGTATTGTATGAAAGACAAGGTCATCAGATGTTCAAAAGTCGTAGTATCACGAGGTAAGGAGGAGTAA
- a CDS encoding 2-isopropylmalate synthase, with the protein MGESKLHGSFDRKDSSGKRIRFFDTTLRDGEQTPGVSLTPAEKLEIASHLSDIGVDVIEAGSAAASVGEREAIRLISDAGLAAECCTYVRALAQDIDLAADYGADSVHLVVPVSDLHIEKKLRKTREQVCEMAWNTVEYAKSRGLIVELSGEDASRADQQFLRELFREGIERGADRLCFCDTVGLLTPERAAGVIPPLCMAPLSIHCHDDLGFALATTVAALRAGATCAHTTVNGLGERAGNTAFEELVMSLEVLYGRRTGIETGKLYQLSTVVSRLTGVPLATNKPIVGEMAFTHESGIHAHGIMRDATTYESIKPEDVGRKRRIVLGKHSGSAAVETALHEMGYHPDPHQLAEIVGRIKQLGDAGKRITDADMMTIADAVFEIEYTPAIELRQFTIVSGSNAMPTASVTLLVQGEEITGAATGNGPVDAAIRALQRSVAAVGTVRLEQYHVDAIVGGTDALVDVTVKLSKDGKTVTSRGARTDIITASVEAVIAGMNRLLREEHENRSEDTD; encoded by the coding sequence TTGGGTGAATCGAAGCTACACGGATCGTTTGACCGTAAGGATTCATCAGGAAAGAGGATTCGCTTTTTTGACACCACACTACGTGATGGTGAACAGACCCCGGGCGTATCGCTGACCCCGGCAGAGAAACTCGAGATCGCATCGCACCTCTCCGATATCGGCGTCGACGTCATCGAGGCAGGCTCCGCAGCCGCATCCGTCGGCGAACGCGAGGCAATACGGCTTATCTCCGACGCAGGCCTTGCCGCCGAATGCTGCACCTATGTACGGGCGCTTGCTCAGGATATCGATCTCGCCGCCGACTACGGTGCGGATTCGGTACACCTCGTCGTCCCGGTGAGCGACCTGCATATCGAGAAGAAACTCCGGAAAACCCGGGAGCAGGTCTGCGAGATGGCCTGGAACACCGTCGAGTATGCGAAGAGCCGCGGGCTTATCGTCGAACTCAGCGGTGAAGATGCGTCGAGGGCAGACCAGCAATTTCTCCGGGAGCTCTTCCGGGAAGGCATCGAGCGTGGGGCCGACCGGCTCTGCTTCTGCGACACCGTCGGCCTCCTGACACCCGAACGGGCTGCCGGGGTGATACCGCCGCTCTGCATGGCGCCCCTGTCAATCCACTGCCACGACGACCTCGGGTTTGCGCTCGCGACCACCGTCGCAGCACTCCGTGCCGGGGCGACGTGCGCTCACACGACCGTCAACGGCCTCGGTGAGCGGGCGGGGAACACGGCGTTTGAAGAGCTCGTGATGTCGCTCGAGGTGCTCTATGGGAGGCGAACCGGTATCGAGACCGGAAAACTCTACCAGCTCTCGACCGTCGTCTCCCGGCTGACCGGGGTTCCGCTTGCCACGAACAAGCCGATCGTCGGCGAGATGGCCTTCACGCACGAGAGCGGCATCCATGCCCACGGGATAATGCGGGATGCGACCACGTACGAGTCGATAAAACCCGAAGATGTCGGCCGCAAAAGGCGGATCGTCCTCGGGAAGCACTCGGGATCGGCGGCCGTCGAGACCGCCCTTCACGAGATGGGCTACCACCCGGACCCGCACCAGCTCGCGGAGATCGTCGGTCGAATCAAGCAGCTCGGCGACGCCGGGAAACGGATCACCGACGCCGATATGATGACGATCGCCGATGCCGTCTTCGAGATCGAGTATACGCCGGCGATCGAGCTGCGCCAGTTCACGATCGTCTCCGGGAGCAACGCGATGCCGACCGCATCGGTGACACTGCTCGTACAGGGCGAAGAGATCACCGGCGCCGCGACCGGGAACGGCCCCGTCGATGCAGCCATCCGGGCACTGCAGCGGTCGGTCGCCGCCGTCGGCACGGTCAGGCTCGAACAGTACCATGTCGACGCGATCGTCGGCGGCACGGACGCCCTCGTCGACGTGACGGTGAAACTCTCGAAAGATGGAAAGACCGTGACCAGCCGTGGTGCCCGGACGGATATCATCACGGCGAGCGTCGAAGCAGTTATCGCAGGTATGAACAGACTACTACGGGAAGAGCATGAAAACCGGAGCGAAGATACTGATTGA
- a CDS encoding DUF4013 domain-containing protein: MDYGEMLSDSFGYAKDAVWGKWSRWVLLVISTIVFPLIMGYTVRIYSGAKPAPELENWGELFINGLKLFVIGIIYAIPIFVIAVIALIPAMMLANGNPAAAIGSAGLGLLVMIVVAIIISLISAIGVIRFAQKGSMGQAFAFGAILGHIGRIGWGSYIIALIILWVVGAVFGIIVTVLSAIPLIGWLIMLFLYPPWIVFAARYMTLIYESAPAPA; the protein is encoded by the coding sequence ATGGACTACGGAGAGATGCTGAGCGATTCGTTCGGCTATGCAAAGGACGCCGTCTGGGGCAAGTGGAGCCGGTGGGTTCTGCTTGTCATCAGTACGATCGTCTTCCCGCTCATTATGGGATATACCGTCCGCATTTACAGCGGCGCAAAACCGGCTCCTGAACTGGAAAACTGGGGAGAGCTCTTCATCAACGGTCTGAAGCTCTTCGTCATCGGCATCATCTATGCCATCCCGATCTTCGTCATCGCGGTTATCGCCCTCATACCGGCGATGATGCTGGCGAACGGCAACCCGGCCGCCGCCATCGGGTCGGCCGGTCTCGGCCTGCTGGTCATGATCGTCGTCGCGATCATCATCTCGCTGATCTCGGCGATCGGTGTCATCCGGTTCGCACAAAAGGGCAGTATGGGTCAGGCGTTTGCCTTCGGAGCCATCCTCGGGCACATCGGCAGGATCGGCTGGGGAAGTTACATCATCGCCCTGATCATCCTCTGGGTCGTCGGTGCCGTCTTCGGCATTATCGTCACGGTGCTCAGCGCGATTCCGCTCATCGGCTGGCTGATCATGCTCTTCCTCTACCCGCCCTGGATCGTCTTCGCAGCACGCTACATGACGCTGATCTACGAGAGCGCTCCGGCACCGGCATAG
- the purH gene encoding bifunctional phosphoribosylaminoimidazolecarboxamide formyltransferase/IMP cyclohydrolase: protein MKWALLSVWDKTGILDLAKALVDADYGILSSGGTGSALREAGIPYTDVSSYTGSPEMMHGRVKTLHPKVHGGILGRRGVDDAVMEEHGIEPIDLVVVNLYPFEEMSRQNLSLNEMVEYIDIGGPAMIRAAAKNHKDVAVIVDPSDYGMAIEAVRRGGFTAEEQQQLAATAFARTAAYDGAITNYLTSIDRPFPEVLTVQFRNGRALRYGENPHQTAAVYGDLGIAAEQPLQGKQMSYNNYLDVHAAVGLLREFDDCAVVIVKHNNPCGVATGDRPLETYIAARDVDPVSAYGSIVALNREVTEDLAREFTGTFVEVVVAPSYTPEALEIMKAKENMRVLRLPSPVMQDEIRSIDGGALLQRTETCREDWRVVSEREPDAHEMRAMRLAWKVCQHTKSNAIIFADEKAVIGIGAGQMNRVESAEIAVRKARSSLAGSAVASDAFLPFPDTLEVAAAAGATALVQPGGSIRDQEVIDAANRLNIAMIFTGVRYFRH, encoded by the coding sequence ATGAAGTGGGCATTACTGTCTGTTTGGGACAAAACAGGCATTCTCGACCTCGCAAAGGCTCTGGTTGACGCAGACTACGGGATCTTAAGCTCGGGTGGAACGGGATCCGCCCTGCGGGAAGCAGGGATCCCCTATACCGACGTCTCGTCGTATACCGGGTCGCCGGAGATGATGCACGGACGGGTCAAGACGCTCCATCCGAAGGTGCACGGCGGGATCCTCGGGCGGCGAGGGGTCGACGATGCGGTGATGGAAGAACACGGCATCGAGCCGATCGATCTCGTGGTGGTCAACCTCTACCCCTTCGAGGAGATGAGCAGGCAGAATCTCAGCCTCAACGAGATGGTCGAGTACATCGATATCGGCGGCCCGGCGATGATCCGGGCGGCGGCGAAGAACCATAAGGATGTAGCGGTCATCGTCGACCCGTCCGACTACGGCATGGCGATCGAGGCCGTCCGGAGAGGAGGGTTCACTGCTGAAGAACAGCAGCAGCTCGCCGCCACGGCGTTTGCCCGGACGGCAGCGTATGACGGTGCCATCACGAATTACTTAACCTCTATCGACCGGCCGTTCCCCGAGGTCCTCACCGTCCAGTTCCGGAACGGGAGGGCGCTGCGCTACGGCGAGAACCCCCACCAGACGGCTGCCGTCTACGGCGATCTCGGCATCGCCGCAGAGCAGCCGCTCCAGGGCAAGCAGATGTCCTACAACAACTACCTCGACGTTCATGCCGCGGTCGGCCTGCTGCGGGAGTTCGACGACTGCGCCGTGGTCATCGTCAAGCATAACAACCCCTGCGGCGTGGCTACGGGCGATCGGCCTCTCGAGACGTACATCGCTGCCCGGGATGTCGACCCGGTCTCGGCCTACGGCTCGATCGTCGCCCTGAACCGGGAGGTAACGGAGGATCTCGCCCGGGAGTTTACCGGGACATTTGTGGAAGTAGTGGTCGCCCCGTCCTACACTCCGGAGGCGCTCGAGATCATGAAGGCCAAGGAGAATATGCGGGTGCTCCGGCTGCCTTCGCCGGTGATGCAGGACGAGATCAGGAGCATCGACGGCGGCGCCCTGCTCCAGCGGACGGAAACCTGCCGCGAAGACTGGCGGGTCGTAAGCGAGCGGGAACCCGATGCCCACGAGATGCGGGCGATGCGCCTTGCCTGGAAGGTCTGCCAGCACACGAAGAGCAACGCCATCATATTTGCAGACGAGAAAGCGGTCATCGGCATCGGCGCCGGACAGATGAACCGGGTCGAATCCGCAGAGATCGCGGTCAGGAAGGCCCGGAGTTCTCTTGCCGGCTCGGCAGTCGCCTCGGATGCCTTCCTGCCGTTCCCCGATACTCTGGAAGTCGCGGCAGCGGCGGGGGCGACGGCGCTCGTCCAGCCGGGCGGCTCCATCCGGGATCAGGAGGTCATCGATGCGGCGAACCGGCTCAACATCGCGATGATCTTCACCGGCGTGCGCTACTTCCGCCACTAA